From a single Vespa crabro chromosome 22, iyVesCrab1.2, whole genome shotgun sequence genomic region:
- the LOC124431640 gene encoding tektin-3-like isoform X3: MCICVPEQPITNQLVDPCYMPGGMATEAMKFPNLVTGFDRNPSHAARTALYTRYTPYDWVQNQTRLYNEANANRNYSENLRKDTARLMREADERVQEGQMDTGRKLGERITDTSFWRNEVNSELQRLIIENGKMQDCRRNLQQTIQNLEGQLHIAQECLYYRESRTGNDLVHDQAENALLKEVETVRNCQKNLEQFTEKCINQLSDGRAVQNQLEIDIRNKEVALGIDTMCHQLNNFSRGLQYYGGIEKYDSSVTEAESWAEASNKTVKKSQSERLKSNQLRNDIEIAINGVGLDMWEAWGETNNALGRRAAEMLEAKGKVQSHLYKIQEELFYIEKNLQLMQKAITDKSNALKVAHTRLEARSHRPEAESCKDYAQLRMIKEVETINVMIHDMNLKLQTFEAQHQQLLSTRANLEIDLKSKIDALFIDREKCLGLRRSYPMASAIKF; the protein is encoded by the exons atgtgtatatgtgt ACCTGAGCAACCTATAACAAATCAACTTGTGGATCCATGTTATATGCCAGGTGGTATGGCAACAGAAGCCATGAAATTTCCAAATCTAGTAACTGGCTTTGATAGAAATCCTTCTCATGCAGCACGTACTGCATTATATACAAGATATACTCCATATGATTGGGTACAGAATCAAACCAGACTTTATAATGAAGCAAATgctaatagaaattattcggAGAACTTACGAAAGGATACTGCACGACTCATGcg AGAAGCAGATGAAAGGGTACAAGAAGGACAAATGGATACAGGACGTAAATTAGGTGAAAGAATTACGGATACTTCATTTTGGCGAAATGAAGTAAATTCAGAATTGcaaagattaataattgaaaatggaaaaatgcaGGATTGTCGTCGGAATTTACAACAAACTATTCAAAATCTTGAAGGACAATTACACATAGCTCAAGAGTGTCTCTATTATCGCGAATCTCGAACAG GTAATGATTTAGTACACGATCAGGCTGAAAATGCGCTTCTTAAAGAAGTTGAAACTGTAAGAAATTGTCAGAAAAATTTAGAACAATTTacagaaaaatgtataaaccAA ctTTCTGACGGTAGAGCAGTACAAAATCAATTAGAAAtcgatataagaaataaagaagttgCGCTTGGCATTGATACTATGTGTCATCAGTTAAACAATTTTAGTCGTGGCTTACAATATTATGGTggaattgaaaaatatgattctag TGTCACAGAAGCCGAGTCATGGGCAGAAGCATCAAATAAAACAGTCAAAAAATCCCAATCTGAGAGATTAAAATCTAATCAACTTCGAAATGACATTGAAATTGCTATAAATGGAGTTGGACTGGATATGTGGGAAGCCTGGGGTGAGACTAATAATGCATTAGGTAGAAGAGCAGCAGAGATGCTAGAAGCAAAGGGGAAAGTGCAATCACATTTATAcaaa ATTCAAGAAGAACTTttctatattgaaaaaaatctaCAATTGATGCAGAAAGCAATTACAGATAAAAGTAATGCTTTAAAAGTTGCACATACACGTCTTGAAGCCAGATCACACAGACCTGAAGCTGAATCATGTAAAGACTATGCTCAATTAAG AATGATCAAAGAAGTAGAAACAATAAATGTAATGATACACGatatgaatttaaaattacaaaCTTTTGAAGCTCAACATCAACAATTATTGTCTACAAGAGCAAATTTAGAAATAGatttaaaatctaaaataGATGCGTTGTtcatagatagagaaaagtgTCTTGGTTTAAGACGAAGTTATCCAATGGCATCAGctatcaaattttaa
- the LOC124431722 gene encoding heparanase-like — protein sequence MTMAMNYFASNDWNKNQYQNLNDIRTHQSTTTITTRTVLNVIVLGFCSALIVFSFWNFNQYDKGKVSIFYLHTNEILTRTSKKFLSFGLDTSLLRNMEKLPIADERFINLARHLNPAFIRIGGTSADCLFFNQTHTTSARIISPFDDQDISNFTITNMDFESLYKFTIQSRLRMLFDLNVLIRYPNGTWDDTNAQDIILFAKGSKMNLDWQLGNEPNSFHHVFNRTITAEQLAKDYYQLRNLLNKVGYQKSFLVGPEVNHIGDSNKGQSYAEIFLEKDKDSINYVTWHQYYLNGHEAQVNDFINPSTFYFLPMQIDSMLKTIKKSRKSISMWLSETSSAYGGGAPGLSDRYIAGFLWLDKLGYSAKAGINVVIRQSLFGGYYAMIGPDLLPNPDWWISVIYKQFVSEKVLKILSPKSSEYIRIYAHCTPKASLINRVPAITIYGMNLDKSSAKIIIQGIFHRLNKNIKIFLYSLTSDHLTSRNIRMNGEILKLQNDGKLPPFHPIIMNPTQIIILPPFSMVFMVIHGVHVPACIS from the exons ATGACTATGGCAATGAATTACTTTGCGAGTAATGATtggaataaaaatcaatatcaaaatttaaatgaCATACGCACCCATCAAA gcacaacgacaataacaacacggACCGTCCTTAACGTTATAGTACTTGGCTTTTGTTCGGCTTTAATAGTATTTTCATTTTGGAATTTCAATCAATATGATAAGGGCAAAGtatctatattttatcttcataCGAATGAAATACTTACGCGAAcgtctaaaaaatttttatcttttggaCTCGATACATCCCTACTGAGGAACATGGAAAAACTTCCAATCGCGGacgaaagatttattaatttggCGCGACATTTAAATCCTGCATTTATTAGGATTGGAGGAACATCGGccgattgtttattttttaatcag ACTCATACAACATCTGCACGAATAATAAGTCCCTTTGATGATCAAGATATTAGTAactttactattactaatatggATTTTGAATCGTTATACAAATTTACGATACAATCCCGTTTAAGGATGCTTTTTGATTTGAATGTATTAATTAGATATCCAAATGGTACCTGGGATGATACTAATGCtcaagatattattttatttgcaaaAGGATCAAAAATGAATCTAGATTGGCAATTAGGAAATg AACCAAATTCATTTCATCATGTATTTAATAGAACGATAACGGCAGAACAACTTGCAAAAGATTATTATCAACTACGTAATCTATTAAATAAAGTAGGTTACCAAAAAAGCTTTCTTGTTGGACCAGAAGTAAATCATATTGGAGATTCCAATAAAGGTCAATCTTACGCAGAAATATTTTtggaaaaggataaagatagtattaattatgttacttggcatcaatattatttgaatgGACATGAAGCCCAAGTTAACGATTTTATAAATCCTTCAACATTCTATTTTTTGCCAATGCAAATTGATAGCatgttaaaaactattaaaaaatcaagaaaatccATTTCTATGTGGTTGT cTGAGACTAGTTCAGCATATGGCGGAGGAGCTCCAGGTTTATCTGATAGATATATTGCAGGATTTTTGTGGTTAGATAAATTAGGATACAGTGCTAAAGCGGGTATAAATGTCGTTATAAGACAATCCTTATTTGGTGGATATTATGCTATGATTGGACCAGATCTTTTACCAAATCCAGATTGGTGGATTAGTGTGATATACAAACAATTTGTATCTGAGAaagtattaaagatattatctccAAAATCTTCTGAGTACATTAGGATTTATGCACATTGTACACCAAAAGCATCTTTGATAAATCGTGTTCCCGCTATTACTATATACGGAATGAATCTAGATAAATCTTCTGCAAAGATCATAATTCAAGGGATCTTTCATAGgctaaataaaaacataaaaatttttctatatagttTAACATCTGATCACCTGACCTCAAG aaacatAAGAATGAATGGAGAAATATTGAAACTGCAAAATGATGGTAAATTACCGCCTTTCCATCCTATAATTATGAATCCTAcccaaataattattctaccaCCATTTTCAATGGTATTTATGGTAATACATGGAGTTCATGTTCCTGCatgtatttcataa
- the LOC124431723 gene encoding V-type proton ATPase subunit S1, translated as MTVPRRTLILTFLIIVLCNIFTARCNIFSGDAVPVLLWGITPEFDSRPSAVNPLSKTSQAEFNQILNSKIDNSRPPLLVFVKDSLCVEDLTQHKEDLRQVTNRSLLAYLSAVESPLSVFEDFPSYNQSYDDNVDSLSDGQLLIKPITTLDVISEIYRNIKDTTPNLIAALTGRSCGYSRSERTRRANVENNSDTYKDSSPNAPVSTYNNDCNASINSNEFIVRGERVLLYGSQSPLIKTKDMDFKNFSKVTLCKESFDQTSKNIDLDLIFNGIDTKTSEVALQFNIKNPSSGYYSIKSITYKPNNMNPEVLTPELDIVFPFNFSYHCSNEIIFLKNTTILKIPNMQIQIDAKKFGDAYDCVNFTTIPIWTGIFVTTILGSIMIWAFTMIIDIRTMDRFDDPKGKTITISAQE; from the exons atgaCAGTACCACGTCGTACattaattttaacttttttaattatagtattgtgtaatatttttacggcaaggtgtaatattttttcggGCGATGCAGTACCTGTATTATTATGGGGTATCACACCCGAATTTGATTCTCGTCCAAGCGCAGTCAATCCACTTTCGAAAACCTCTCAAGCggaatttaatcaaattttgaatagtaaaatagataattcaCGACCACCACTTCTTGTTTTTGTGAAAGATAGTTTATGTGTTGAAGATCTAACCCAACACAAGGAA GATCTTCGACAAGTGACAAACAGAAGTCTATTGGCTTATTTATCTGCAGTTGAATCTCCCCTTTCTGTATTCGAAGATTTTCCATCATATAATCAAAGTTATGATGATAATGTAGACTCTTTATCGGATGGCCAATTGTTAATTAAGCCAATCACAACTTTAGATGTTATTtctgaaatatatagaaatatcaaagatACTACACCAAATTTAATTGCCGCACTTACAGGAAGATCTTGCGGTTATAGTCGTTCTGAACGTACAAGAAGAGCAAacgtagaaaataattctgaTACATATAAAGATTCTAGTCCAAATGCTCCAGTTTCTACATACAATAATGATTGTAATGCCAGTATCAATTCTAATGAGTTCATTGTCAGAGGAGAAAGAGTACTTTTATATGGAAGTCAGTCTCCACTTATAAag ACTAAGGACATGGATTTCAAAAACTTTTCCAAGGTAACATTGTGCAAAGAAAGTTTTGATCAAACttctaaaaatattgatttagatttaatatttaatggaATTGATACTAAAACATCTGAGGTAGCCCttcaatttaacattaaaaatccaTCATCtggttattattctataaaaagtataacttATAAACCAAATAATATGAATCCTGAGGTATTAACGCCTGAATTAGATATAGTAtttccatttaatttttcttatcattgcTCAAacgagataatatttttaaaaaataccactatattaaaaatcccAAATATGCAAATACAAATTGATGCAAAGAAATTTGGAGATGCATATGACTGTGTTAATTTTACTACAATTCCGATCTGGACAGGAATTTTTGTTACTACCATATTAGGTTCAATTATGATTTGGGCATTCACAATGATTATTGATATTCGTACTATGGATAGATTTGATGATCCAAAAGGTAAAACTATTACTATTTCTGcccaagaataa
- the LOC124431640 gene encoding tektin-3-like isoform X2, translating into MLYVYIPEQPITNQLVDPCYMPGGMATEAMKFPNLVTGFDRNPSHAARTALYTRYTPYDWVQNQTRLYNEANANRNYSENLRKDTARLMREADERVQEGQMDTGRKLGERITDTSFWRNEVNSELQRLIIENGKMQDCRRNLQQTIQNLEGQLHIAQECLYYRESRTGNDLVHDQAENALLKEVETVRNCQKNLEQFTEKCINQLSDGRAVQNQLEIDIRNKEVALGIDTMCHQLNNFSRGLQYYGGIEKYDSSVTEAESWAEASNKTVKKSQSERLKSNQLRNDIEIAINGVGLDMWEAWGETNNALGRRAAEMLEAKGKVQSHLYKIQEELFYIEKNLQLMQKAITDKSNALKVAHTRLEARSHRPEAESCKDYAQLRMIKEVETINVMIHDMNLKLQTFEAQHQQLLSTRANLEIDLKSKIDALFIDREKCLGLRRSYPMASAIKF; encoded by the exons atgttatatgtgtatat ACCTGAGCAACCTATAACAAATCAACTTGTGGATCCATGTTATATGCCAGGTGGTATGGCAACAGAAGCCATGAAATTTCCAAATCTAGTAACTGGCTTTGATAGAAATCCTTCTCATGCAGCACGTACTGCATTATATACAAGATATACTCCATATGATTGGGTACAGAATCAAACCAGACTTTATAATGAAGCAAATgctaatagaaattattcggAGAACTTACGAAAGGATACTGCACGACTCATGcg AGAAGCAGATGAAAGGGTACAAGAAGGACAAATGGATACAGGACGTAAATTAGGTGAAAGAATTACGGATACTTCATTTTGGCGAAATGAAGTAAATTCAGAATTGcaaagattaataattgaaaatggaaaaatgcaGGATTGTCGTCGGAATTTACAACAAACTATTCAAAATCTTGAAGGACAATTACACATAGCTCAAGAGTGTCTCTATTATCGCGAATCTCGAACAG GTAATGATTTAGTACACGATCAGGCTGAAAATGCGCTTCTTAAAGAAGTTGAAACTGTAAGAAATTGTCAGAAAAATTTAGAACAATTTacagaaaaatgtataaaccAA ctTTCTGACGGTAGAGCAGTACAAAATCAATTAGAAAtcgatataagaaataaagaagttgCGCTTGGCATTGATACTATGTGTCATCAGTTAAACAATTTTAGTCGTGGCTTACAATATTATGGTggaattgaaaaatatgattctag TGTCACAGAAGCCGAGTCATGGGCAGAAGCATCAAATAAAACAGTCAAAAAATCCCAATCTGAGAGATTAAAATCTAATCAACTTCGAAATGACATTGAAATTGCTATAAATGGAGTTGGACTGGATATGTGGGAAGCCTGGGGTGAGACTAATAATGCATTAGGTAGAAGAGCAGCAGAGATGCTAGAAGCAAAGGGGAAAGTGCAATCACATTTATAcaaa ATTCAAGAAGAACTTttctatattgaaaaaaatctaCAATTGATGCAGAAAGCAATTACAGATAAAAGTAATGCTTTAAAAGTTGCACATACACGTCTTGAAGCCAGATCACACAGACCTGAAGCTGAATCATGTAAAGACTATGCTCAATTAAG AATGATCAAAGAAGTAGAAACAATAAATGTAATGATACACGatatgaatttaaaattacaaaCTTTTGAAGCTCAACATCAACAATTATTGTCTACAAGAGCAAATTTAGAAATAGatttaaaatctaaaataGATGCGTTGTtcatagatagagaaaagtgTCTTGGTTTAAGACGAAGTTATCCAATGGCATCAGctatcaaattttaa
- the LOC124431698 gene encoding bromodomain-containing protein 8, whose amino-acid sequence MTSVQDRLKFKRISCDTWSTREQLCLASSVLKSGDQNWMSVSRSLKPFAEKEALRPPDWFSQKSCAIQYAYLLENADTPKRKKRESGETTGESIVRRLTQERIAELGQILAFQRDEYQQLKTEINLLKSGSITEEKLQKMWHTIEQEERDQEQKARAHSAWLVKRQQKQEIMVSQNVSVRNQRKAIETSAELPESSDISTEDDEKKGRGGRSPLLTSLLKSPSPTTQIQTSTSTAQISSPTITSLLGSSPKIPNSQMTQSVSSMHQLVPTQITNVIPERPSVGAPTLSMLLEMPTNPQRGPLPNLQIPSTIVSQQNISTEVHNIQNPVSQTSIQNEVTVPTATLTIPTTTNIPVSESMVQIIGHIDDVIRKDIMSDVIDKDEINEIIGDIEELIKGEITGSPQTLDSVNTNTVINSLTIPQSQDITQIQERSEPRDVDEAVSLSDSPHSEEMAIEEIDSSTSNIAEIIGTVAIESSESKVIIAEISETVSNSQEEEKSEANTYDERVIPNEEVTSEVENNVEDNNKTNTTVEEKQIIEDLDILDSVSNVETEESDSKTPDVKESGEGTIEEEIDEVEEEEMVISEKEESCDNTKEQKESSEEIENKECLELDQLELHLAKITGEQQDVPSAEAASVSSEVTNDVPSTEDTEKSQDISLILEDDESSHSIENKKKITEEQVIENTIESTESLESYKEEPIILIKEKTIIEVADELSLKSQDVTTEDTLEIYTDEYKKEDTKDFSEDTVSSTLPGIEIKEEEIEESTIAVESCQDITSEEVIHTRMESINTENVFDTKQTENASLIIKEEIKLEETVPITDSFIEEKVLIKEELQIKEEKDVNKKCIETEPTIKKEITTESIISAGEETAELDEEESSLSKLSGGRAMKTYSKKQTIAVDSETENESTGEGADYRAWKKAVMLVYNRLATHKYASVFLRPITEDQAPGYHSVIFRPMDLSTIKKNIDNGTIRSTTHFQRDVMLMFQNAIMYNKHDTFIYKMAVSMQEECLQHMQILVQVTGEGTFRRETRTAASSSSEASESSVKRKRSHITPSPHDTDSPRSKKRRKSEND is encoded by the exons atgacGTCGGTACAAGATA GACTGAAATTTAAACGCATATCATGCGATACATGGAGTACGCGCGAGCAATTATGTTTAGCATCAAGTGTATTAAAATCTGGAGATCAAAACTGGATGAGTGTATCACGTTCTTTAAAACCTTTTGCAGAAAAGGAAGCATTACGACCACCTGATTGGTTTTCTCAAAAATCTTGTGCGATACAATATGCATATCTTTTAGAAAATGCAGACACtccaaaaaggaaaaaaagagaaagtggaGAAACTACGGGAGAATCTATTGTTAGAAGATTAACGCAAGAAAGAATAGCAGAATTAGGCCAAATATTAGCTTTTCAAAGAGATGAATATCAACAGCttaaaacagaaataaacCTATTAAAATCAGGTTCTAtaacagaagaaaaattacaaaagatgTGGCATACTATCGAGCAAGAGGAACGTGATCAAGAACAAAAAGCTAGAGCGCATTCTGCTTGGCTTGTAAAACgacaacaaaaacaagaaataatgGTTTCACAAAATGTCTCTGTTAGAAATCAACGTAAAGCAATAGAAACATCTGCAGAATTACCAGAATCATCTGATATTTCAACGgaagatgatgaaaaaaaaggaagaggtgGTCGTTCTCCATTATTAACAAGTCTATTAAAGTCTCCTAGTCCAACAACTCAGATACAAACATCAACATCAACTGCACAAATAAGTTCTCCCACTATTACCAGTCTTCTTGGATCTAGTCCTAAAATACCAAATTCACAAATGACGCAAAGTGTATCTTCTATGCATCAATTGGTACCAACTCAAATTACAAATGTTATTCCTGAAAGACCATCAGTTGGCGCACCGACTCTTTCAATGTTGCTAGAAATGCCTACAAATCCTCAAAGAGGTCCATTACCAAATTTACAGATACCTTCAACCATAGTATCGcaacaaaatatttctacaGAAGTTCATAATATCCAAAATCCAGTTTCTCAAACATCCATTCAAAATGAAGTAACTGTACCAACTGCGACACTTACGATCCCTACCACAACAAATATACCAGTATCAGAAAGTATGGTACAAATAATAGGTCACATAGACGATGTAATTAGAAAAGATATAATGTCAGATGTGATAGACAaggatgaaataaatgaaattattggagatatagaagaattaataaaaggagaaataacAGGCAGTCCACAAACTTTAGACTCTGTTAATACAAATACAGTAATTAATAGTCTTACTATTCCTCAATCTCAGGACATTACACAGATACAGGAACGTTCAGAGCCTAGAGATGTCGATGAAGCTGTTTCACTCTCTGATTCTCCACATAGCGAAGAAATGGCCATTGAAGAAATAGATTCTAGTACTTCTAATATTGCTGAGATTATAGGAACAGTTGCCATAGAATCATCAGAatcaaaagttattattgCAGAAATATCAGAAACTGTGTCTAATTcccaagaagaagagaaatcagAAGCAAATACTTATGATGAAAGAGTAATTCCAAATGAAGAAGTTACTTCAGAAGTAGAAAATAAtgttgaagataataataaaacgaatacaACGGTGGAGGAAAAACAGATTATTGAAGATCTTGATATCTTAGATTCGGTATCAAATGTAGAAACAGAAGAAAGTGATTCAAAGACACCTGATGTAAAAGAAAGTGGTGAAGGTACtattgaagaagaaatagatgaagtagaagaagaagaaatggttATAtctgagaaagaagaatcctgtgataatacaaaagaacaaaaggaatcttctgaagaaatagaaaataaagaatgttTGGAATTAGATCAATTAGAATTACACCTTGCAAAAATCACTGGGGAACAGCAGGATGTGCCATCTGCCGAAGCTGCTAGTGTTTCCTCGGAAGTAACAAATGATGTCCCGAGTACCGAAGATACAGAAAAGTCACAAGATATTAGTTTGATTTTAGAAGATGATGAGAGCTCTCATAgcatagaaaataagaaaaaaataacagaagAACAGGTTATTGAGAATACGATAGAAAGTACAGAATCATTAGAATCATATAAAGAGGAaccaattattttaataaaagaaaaaactattaTTGAAGTAGCTGAtgaattatctttaaaatcacAAGACGTAACTACAGAAGACACTTTAGAAATTTATAcagatgaatataaaaaagaagatacaaaAGATTTTTCAGAAGATACGGTCAGTTCAACTTTACCTGgtattgaaataaaagaagaagaaatagaagaatcgACTATAGCTGTAGAATCATGTCAAGACATTACATCAGAAGAGGTTATTCATACAAGAATGGAATCTATTAACACAGAAAATGTTTTTGACACAAAACAGACAGAAAATGCGTctctaattataaaagaagaaataaaattagaagagACTGTACCAATTACGGATTCttttattgaagaaaaagtTCTAATAAAGGAAGAGCtccaaataaaagaagaaaaagatgttaataaaaaatgtatagaaaCTGAACcaactataaaaaaagaaattactacAGAGTCTATTATCAGTGCAGGAGAAGAAACTGCAGAATTAGATGAAGAAGAATCTTCTTTAAGCAAATTAAGTGGTGGGCGTGCTATGAAAACATATTCAAAAAAACAAACTATTGCTGTAGATAGTGAAACAGAAAATGAAAGCACCGGAGAAGGTGCTGATTACAGAGCATGGAAGAAAGCAGTTATGTTGGTTTATAATCGACTAGCTACGCATAAATATGCGTCTGTATTTTTAAGGCCTATTACGGAAGATCAAGCACCTGGATATCATTCTGTTATTTTTCGACCTATGGATCTCTCAaccataaaaaagaatatagacAATGGGACAATCAGATCAACTACACATTTTCAACGAGATGTTATGCTTATGTTTCAAAATGCCATTATGTATAACAAACatgatacttttatatataaaatggcaGTTTCTATGCAAGAAGAATGTTTACAACACATGCAg ATTTTAGTTCAAGTAACAGGAGAGGGAACGTTTCGTAGAGAAACAAGAACTGCAGCAAGTAGCAGTAGCGAAGCTAGTGAAAGTagtgtaaaaaggaaaagaagtcaTATTACTCCAAGTCCACATGACACTGATAGTCCTCGCTCTAAAAAGCGCAGAAAATCAGAAAATGATTAG
- the LOC124431640 gene encoding tektin-3-like isoform X1, giving the protein MNNTKTGKEKKETIFYSQLQPWSTVGVLPCMEQIAGPPVPVRVGEFYKTPRPHPWRPTLGYEIIEASPLPEQPITNQLVDPCYMPGGMATEAMKFPNLVTGFDRNPSHAARTALYTRYTPYDWVQNQTRLYNEANANRNYSENLRKDTARLMREADERVQEGQMDTGRKLGERITDTSFWRNEVNSELQRLIIENGKMQDCRRNLQQTIQNLEGQLHIAQECLYYRESRTGNDLVHDQAENALLKEVETVRNCQKNLEQFTEKCINQLSDGRAVQNQLEIDIRNKEVALGIDTMCHQLNNFSRGLQYYGGIEKYDSSVTEAESWAEASNKTVKKSQSERLKSNQLRNDIEIAINGVGLDMWEAWGETNNALGRRAAEMLEAKGKVQSHLYKIQEELFYIEKNLQLMQKAITDKSNALKVAHTRLEARSHRPEAESCKDYAQLRMIKEVETINVMIHDMNLKLQTFEAQHQQLLSTRANLEIDLKSKIDALFIDREKCLGLRRSYPMASAIKF; this is encoded by the exons ATGAATAATACGAagacaggaaaagaaaagaaagaaactataTTTTATTCT caACTTCAACCATGGAGCACGGTGGGAGTACTTCCTTGTATGGAACAAATTGCTGGACCGCCAGTTCCAGTCAGAGTTGGAGAGTTTTACAAAACACCCCGTCCACATCCTTGGCGACCAACATTGGGTTATGAAATTATAGAAGCATCACCCTT ACCTGAGCAACCTATAACAAATCAACTTGTGGATCCATGTTATATGCCAGGTGGTATGGCAACAGAAGCCATGAAATTTCCAAATCTAGTAACTGGCTTTGATAGAAATCCTTCTCATGCAGCACGTACTGCATTATATACAAGATATACTCCATATGATTGGGTACAGAATCAAACCAGACTTTATAATGAAGCAAATgctaatagaaattattcggAGAACTTACGAAAGGATACTGCACGACTCATGcg AGAAGCAGATGAAAGGGTACAAGAAGGACAAATGGATACAGGACGTAAATTAGGTGAAAGAATTACGGATACTTCATTTTGGCGAAATGAAGTAAATTCAGAATTGcaaagattaataattgaaaatggaaaaatgcaGGATTGTCGTCGGAATTTACAACAAACTATTCAAAATCTTGAAGGACAATTACACATAGCTCAAGAGTGTCTCTATTATCGCGAATCTCGAACAG GTAATGATTTAGTACACGATCAGGCTGAAAATGCGCTTCTTAAAGAAGTTGAAACTGTAAGAAATTGTCAGAAAAATTTAGAACAATTTacagaaaaatgtataaaccAA ctTTCTGACGGTAGAGCAGTACAAAATCAATTAGAAAtcgatataagaaataaagaagttgCGCTTGGCATTGATACTATGTGTCATCAGTTAAACAATTTTAGTCGTGGCTTACAATATTATGGTggaattgaaaaatatgattctag TGTCACAGAAGCCGAGTCATGGGCAGAAGCATCAAATAAAACAGTCAAAAAATCCCAATCTGAGAGATTAAAATCTAATCAACTTCGAAATGACATTGAAATTGCTATAAATGGAGTTGGACTGGATATGTGGGAAGCCTGGGGTGAGACTAATAATGCATTAGGTAGAAGAGCAGCAGAGATGCTAGAAGCAAAGGGGAAAGTGCAATCACATTTATAcaaa ATTCAAGAAGAACTTttctatattgaaaaaaatctaCAATTGATGCAGAAAGCAATTACAGATAAAAGTAATGCTTTAAAAGTTGCACATACACGTCTTGAAGCCAGATCACACAGACCTGAAGCTGAATCATGTAAAGACTATGCTCAATTAAG AATGATCAAAGAAGTAGAAACAATAAATGTAATGATACACGatatgaatttaaaattacaaaCTTTTGAAGCTCAACATCAACAATTATTGTCTACAAGAGCAAATTTAGAAATAGatttaaaatctaaaataGATGCGTTGTtcatagatagagaaaagtgTCTTGGTTTAAGACGAAGTTATCCAATGGCATCAGctatcaaattttaa